A single region of the Acinetobacter sp. WCHA45 genome encodes:
- the groL gene encoding chaperonin GroEL (60 kDa chaperone family; promotes refolding of misfolded polypeptides especially under stressful conditions; forms two stacked rings of heptamers to form a barrel-shaped 14mer; ends can be capped by GroES; misfolded proteins enter the barrel where they are refolded when GroES binds), which translates to MSAKDVKFGDSARSKMIAGVNVLADAVKVTLGPKGRNVVIDRSFGAPHITKDGVTVAKEISLKDKFENMGAQLVREVSSKTNDIAGDGTTTATVLAQAILNEGIKSVTAGMNPMDLKRGIDIAVKTVVENIRTNAKPADDFKAIEQVGSISANSDTTVGKLIAQAMEKVGKEGVITVEEGSGFEDALDVVEGMQFDRGYISPYFANKQDTLTAELENPFILLVDKKISNIRELITVLEAVAKTGKPLLIIAEDVEGEALATLVVNNMRGIIKVCAVKAPGFGDRRKAMLQDIAILTGATVISEEVGMSLEQASLQDLGTAHKITVSKENTVIVDGAGNAEQIAERVQQIRAQIEESTSEYDKEKLQERVAKLAGGVAVIKIGAATEVEMKEKKDRVDDALHATRAAVEEGVVAGGGVALVRAVNVLDGLKGANEDQTAGINILRRAIEAPLRQIVSNAGDEPSVVINAVKAGEGNFGYNAATGEYGDMLEMGILDPAKVTRSALEHAASVAGLMLTTECMITDIPEDKPAAPDMGGMGGMGGMM; encoded by the coding sequence ATGTCAGCTAAAGACGTAAAATTTGGTGATTCAGCTCGCTCAAAAATGATCGCAGGCGTTAACGTGCTTGCAGATGCAGTAAAAGTAACTTTAGGTCCTAAAGGCCGTAATGTTGTCATCGACCGTTCTTTCGGTGCACCACACATTACTAAAGATGGTGTAACAGTTGCGAAAGAAATTTCTTTAAAAGACAAGTTTGAAAACATGGGTGCTCAACTTGTTCGTGAAGTTTCTTCTAAAACCAACGACATCGCGGGTGACGGTACAACAACGGCAACTGTACTTGCTCAAGCAATTTTAAATGAAGGGATCAAATCTGTAACTGCAGGTATGAACCCAATGGATTTAAAACGTGGTATCGATATCGCAGTAAAAACGGTTGTTGAAAATATCCGTACCAATGCAAAACCTGCTGATGATTTCAAAGCAATTGAACAAGTGGGTTCAATCTCTGCAAACTCTGACACAACTGTTGGTAAGTTGATTGCGCAAGCAATGGAAAAAGTAGGTAAAGAAGGTGTTATCACTGTAGAAGAAGGTTCTGGCTTCGAAGATGCTTTAGACGTTGTAGAAGGTATGCAGTTCGACCGTGGTTATATCTCTCCATACTTCGCGAACAAGCAAGATACTTTAACTGCTGAACTTGAAAATCCGTTCATTCTTCTTGTAGATAAAAAAATCAGCAATATCCGTGAATTAATCACGGTATTAGAAGCTGTTGCTAAAACAGGTAAACCACTTCTTATCATCGCTGAAGATGTTGAAGGCGAAGCGCTTGCTACACTTGTTGTAAACAACATGCGCGGTATTATCAAAGTATGTGCGGTTAAAGCACCTGGTTTTGGTGACCGTCGTAAAGCAATGCTTCAAGACATCGCGATCTTGACTGGCGCAACTGTGATTTCTGAAGAAGTCGGCATGTCTTTAGAGCAAGCTTCTCTTCAAGATTTGGGTACTGCACACAAAATTACTGTATCTAAAGAAAATACAGTGATTGTTGATGGTGCGGGTAATGCTGAACAAATCGCTGAACGTGTTCAACAAATCCGTGCGCAGATCGAAGAATCTACGTCTGAATATGACAAAGAAAAACTTCAAGAACGTGTTGCTAAATTAGCAGGCGGTGTTGCTGTGATTAAAATCGGTGCTGCAACTGAAGTTGAAATGAAAGAGAAGAAAGATCGTGTTGACGATGCACTTCATGCAACTCGTGCAGCAGTTGAAGAAGGTGTTGTAGCAGGTGGTGGTGTTGCACTGGTACGTGCTGTAAACGTACTAGATGGCTTAAAAGGTGCAAACGAAGATCAAACTGCGGGTATCAACATTTTACGCCGTGCGATTGAAGCGCCACTTCGTCAAATCGTTTCGAATGCTGGTGATGAGCCATCAGTTGTCATCAATGCAGTTAAAGCGGGTGAAGGTAACTTTGGCTATAACGCTGCAACTGGTGAATATGGCGATATGTTGGAAATGGGTATTCTTGACCCAGCTAAAGTAACTCGTTCTGCATTAGAACATGCTGCTTCAGTTGCTGGTTTAATGTTGACTACAGAATGTATGATCACTGATATCCCAGAAGATAAACCAGCTGCTCCAGATATGGGCGGAATGGGTGGTATGGGCGGAATGATGTAA
- a CDS encoding YadA C-terminal domain-containing protein — MKKSFQLSAVAIAIAASSSAIAGVSVNGSPSFGTINTTTVSINNLGTGNQVQTTMDDTGLTVDNKISTINPGNPGTPTSSNSIQLDLTGTPNTPVTKTGTVTQKLEGQQRTETTQVYDPNKVQFTSSDVIGDETTSITNIEITGQYDANGVLDASSVSATSTPQALPANPFTATSTNNQQELTLGRENTSEDYRLSITKTDSGVTNTTTVSAAGISTNQITLNGQDLATTIANGDAATLASANTYTDNQVAAEAAARVQGDADTLAAANTYTDNQIAVEAAARVQGDADTLVAANTYTDNQVAAEAAARVQGDADTLAAANTYTDGKVAAEKTARETADTAIRNDIATKVTTNSLEVNGPSNFNGPVTVNNVQSSVVNAQPTVAGKDIVVPTVNQNWANTTQTITSDRVDSQEQTRNETKQVYNKDLLQFSSAIVEGTLETTTSQTATATYDANGVIVPGSLQGPALGQPTQEFKEKSTSSIQEIALGRKDIQDDLGLSITKTAAGVTNTSSLTAAGISTTGSVTAKAVIVDGKNVADEFTRVDAAAAAEKTRVNGELAAATTDRAAIRTEFAAADTAIRSEAAIEKTRVNGEFAAATTDRAAIRTEFAAADTAIRSEAATEKTRVNGELAAATTDRAAIRTEFAAADTAIRSEAATEKTRVNGEFTRVDTAAAAETVRVNTALTTEATARSAGDAATLTAANNYTNVRANQLNSRIDDVQRTAYRGIAISLAAQQAVPSIGPGQVAIFGGVGHYEGETAGSIGVVTAFTDRLSASGAFGFAGGNEFGGRVGVAYVFGGK, encoded by the coding sequence ATGAAAAAATCTTTTCAATTATCAGCAGTAGCGATTGCAATTGCTGCATCAAGTTCAGCTATAGCTGGTGTTTCAGTTAATGGTAGCCCTTCATTCGGCACAATTAATACCACAACAGTTTCAATTAATAATTTAGGCACAGGTAATCAAGTACAAACTACGATGGATGATACCGGTTTAACTGTTGATAATAAAATTTCAACAATAAATCCAGGTAACCCAGGCACACCAACTAGCTCAAACTCAATTCAATTAGATTTGACAGGAACTCCGAACACCCCTGTTACAAAAACTGGAACTGTTACGCAAAAGCTTGAAGGTCAACAGCGGACAGAAACTACACAGGTTTATGATCCAAATAAAGTACAGTTTACTTCTTCTGATGTTATAGGTGATGAGACTACTAGTATCACTAATATTGAAATTACAGGACAGTATGATGCTAATGGTGTACTTGATGCTAGTAGTGTTTCAGCTACTTCAACACCTCAAGCTTTACCTGCAAACCCGTTCACTGCTACTTCTACAAATAATCAACAAGAATTGACGCTTGGACGTGAAAATACATCTGAAGATTATCGCTTAAGTATTACTAAAACTGATAGTGGTGTTACAAACACAACTACAGTAAGTGCGGCAGGTATATCAACAAATCAAATTACGCTTAATGGTCAAGATTTAGCAACAACAATTGCTAATGGTGATGCAGCTACATTAGCTTCAGCAAATACTTATACTGATAATCAGGTTGCAGCTGAAGCAGCAGCTCGTGTTCAGGGTGATGCTGATACATTAGCGGCAGCCAATACTTATACTGATAACCAGATTGCAGTTGAAGCAGCGGCGCGTGTTCAGGGTGATGCTGATACATTGGTGGCAGCTAATACTTATACTGATAATCAGGTTGCAGCTGAAGCAGCAGCTCGTGTTCAGGGTGATGCTGATACATTAGCGGCAGCTAACACGTATACTGATGGTAAAGTTGCAGCAGAAAAAACAGCTCGCGAAACTGCAGATACCGCAATTCGTAATGATATCGCTACAAAAGTAACTACTAATAGCTTAGAAGTGAATGGTCCTAGTAACTTTAATGGTCCTGTAACTGTTAATAATGTTCAATCAAGTGTTGTGAATGCTCAGCCTACTGTAGCCGGTAAAGATATAGTTGTACCTACAGTAAATCAAAATTGGGCTAATACTACTCAAACGATTACTAGTGATCGAGTAGATTCTCAAGAGCAAACTCGCAATGAAACGAAGCAAGTCTATAATAAAGACTTATTGCAATTCAGTTCAGCAATTGTAGAAGGGACTTTAGAAACCACTACCTCACAAACTGCAACTGCAACTTATGATGCAAATGGCGTGATTGTTCCTGGTAGTCTACAAGGTCCTGCCTTAGGACAACCTACTCAAGAATTTAAAGAAAAATCTACTAGCTCAATTCAAGAAATTGCTTTAGGTCGTAAAGATATTCAAGATGATCTTGGTCTATCTATTACTAAAACAGCTGCTGGTGTAACTAATACATCTTCCCTTACTGCTGCTGGAATTAGCACCACGGGCTCAGTAACAGCTAAAGCTGTTATTGTAGATGGTAAAAATGTTGCAGACGAATTTACTCGTGTAGACGCAGCTGCAGCAGCTGAAAAAACCCGTGTAAACGGTGAGTTGGCTGCTGCTACGACTGACCGTGCTGCGATTCGTACCGAGTTTGCTGCCGCTGATACCGCAATTCGTAGTGAAGCTGCTATTGAAAAAACCCGTGTAAACGGTGAGTTTGCTGCTGCTACGACTGACCGTGCTGCGATTCGTACCGAGTTTGCTGCCGCTGATACCGCAATTCGTAGTGAAGCTGCTACTGAAAAAACCCGTGTAAACGGTGAGTTGGCTGCTGCTACGACTGACCGTGCTGCGATTCGTACCGAGTTTGCTGCCGCTGATACCGCAATTCGTAGTGAAGCTGCTACTGAAAAAACCCGTGTAAACGGTGAATTTACTCGTGTTGACACAGCGGCTGCAGCAGAAACAGTGCGTGTGAATACTGCTCTAACTACTGAAGCTACTGCTCGAAGTGCTGGTGATGCAGCTACTTTAACTGCTGCAAATAATTACACGAACGTTCGTGCAAACCAGTTAAACAGCCGTATTGATGATGTGCAACGTACTGCTTACCGTGGTATTGCAATTTCATTAGCTGCACAACAAGCAGTACCAAGCATTGGTCCTGGTCAAGTAGCTATATTTGGTGGTGTAGGTCATTATGAAGGTGAAACTGCTGGATCTATTGGTGTAGTAACTGCGTTTACAGACCGTCTTTCAGCAAGTGGTGCTTTTGGTTTCGCTGGTGGTAATGAGTTTGGTGGTCGTGTAGGTGTTGCTTACGTTTTTGGCGGTAAGTAA
- a CDS encoding 4-phosphoerythronate dehydrogenase — MKIIADENLAFTDYFFADFAEIQHKAGRTLTHNDVQDADALLVRSVTKVNHALIDQTKLQFVGSATIGTDHLDIQALEQQHIAWSNAAGCNAQAVAEYVITALLHLNIDLLEQERAFTLAIVGLGNVGSRLAVMAQLLDWNVIGYDPYVQLAGIENVSFQELLKQADAISIHVPLTLAGDYPTQHLFNDATFAAMKASAILINSARGPVIQQSALMNDIKKNNRKVVLDVFEFEPEIPAQLLDLLALATPHIAGYSLEGKARGTQMIYEAFCDKFSYKASKRFESQLPQVEQYFGQQDLKAVLKQYLTRIYDIAEDDKQLRACVQNAKVEQKAFDLLRKNYPLRREWAAHGGPKA, encoded by the coding sequence ATGAAAATTATCGCAGATGAAAATTTGGCATTTACCGATTATTTTTTTGCAGATTTTGCTGAAATACAGCATAAAGCAGGGCGCACCCTGACTCATAATGATGTCCAAGATGCCGATGCACTTTTGGTTCGCTCGGTGACTAAAGTGAATCATGCCTTAATTGATCAGACCAAGCTTCAATTTGTAGGCAGTGCGACAATTGGTACAGATCATCTTGATATTCAAGCTTTGGAACAGCAGCATATTGCATGGAGTAATGCTGCGGGCTGCAATGCGCAAGCCGTTGCTGAATATGTGATTACTGCTTTATTGCATTTGAATATCGACTTATTAGAACAAGAGAGAGCTTTTACATTAGCAATTGTTGGCTTAGGCAATGTAGGGAGTCGACTCGCAGTGATGGCTCAATTGTTGGACTGGAATGTGATTGGCTATGACCCTTATGTGCAACTCGCTGGCATTGAAAATGTATCCTTTCAGGAGTTGTTAAAACAGGCTGATGCGATTTCAATTCATGTCCCTTTAACCTTAGCTGGTGATTATCCAACGCAACACTTGTTTAATGATGCTACGTTTGCTGCAATGAAAGCATCCGCAATTTTGATTAATAGTGCGCGTGGTCCAGTGATTCAACAATCTGCATTGATGAACGATATTAAAAAAAATAATCGTAAAGTTGTCTTGGATGTCTTTGAGTTTGAACCAGAGATTCCAGCGCAATTGCTGGATTTATTGGCTTTAGCCACCCCACATATTGCAGGGTATAGCCTTGAAGGTAAAGCGAGAGGAACACAGATGATTTATGAGGCATTTTGCGATAAATTTTCTTATAAAGCCTCAAAGCGTTTTGAGAGTCAATTGCCTCAGGTGGAACAATATTTCGGGCAGCAGGATTTAAAAGCTGTGCTTAAACAATATCTTACTCGGATTTACGATATTGCTGAAGATGATAAACAATTAAGAGCTTGTGTTCAAAATGCTAAAGTTGAACAAAAAGCATTTGATTTACTTCGTAAAAACTATCCTTTACGCCGTGAATGGGCGGCACACGGTGGACCAAAAGCATGA
- the epmA gene encoding EF-P lysine aminoacylase EpmA yields the protein MSQDMKSYQPTCSIEALKARAEMYQKIRQFFAERKVLEVETPVLSQAAVTDVHLASVQVQRHIHGKLNTQYLQTSPEFPMKRLLASGSGAIYQICKVFRDDEHGRKHNSEFTMLEWYRPGLDLKGLMHETADLLEVCLAHRFGEVRPYILSYKHAFQDRLEINPLQASLKQLKETANRVGLNLDLGNDRLGYIDLLFSHFVEPSLGFDAPVFLTDFPPEMASLAKVKTDEDGELVAARFEVYIEGLEIANAYDELLDAKVLAERFDADNIERAQQGLPVIPTDQHLLAALPHMPECSGIALGIDRLLMVAMNKMKIDQVITFPAEIA from the coding sequence ATGAGCCAAGATATGAAATCCTATCAACCGACTTGTTCTATTGAGGCATTAAAAGCACGTGCAGAGATGTATCAAAAGATTCGTCAGTTTTTTGCTGAGCGTAAGGTATTAGAGGTTGAAACACCTGTTTTGTCTCAAGCTGCTGTAACCGATGTTCATTTGGCATCTGTACAAGTACAACGTCATATTCACGGCAAATTAAATACTCAATACTTACAGACTTCACCTGAATTTCCAATGAAACGTTTATTGGCCAGTGGTAGTGGAGCAATTTATCAAATCTGTAAAGTATTCCGTGATGATGAGCATGGGCGTAAGCATAATAGTGAATTTACCATGCTGGAATGGTATCGACCTGGTTTAGATTTAAAAGGTTTAATGCATGAAACAGCAGATTTACTAGAAGTGTGTTTGGCACATCGTTTTGGTGAAGTCCGTCCGTATATTTTGAGTTATAAGCATGCTTTTCAAGATCGTTTAGAGATTAATCCTTTACAAGCGAGTTTAAAACAACTTAAAGAAACTGCGAATCGTGTAGGACTCAATCTTGATTTAGGAAATGATCGCTTGGGTTATATCGATTTATTGTTTTCGCATTTCGTTGAACCAAGTTTAGGCTTTGATGCACCTGTATTTTTAACTGATTTTCCGCCTGAAATGGCATCGTTGGCTAAGGTGAAAACAGATGAGGATGGTGAATTAGTCGCAGCACGCTTCGAGGTATACATTGAGGGTTTAGAGATTGCCAATGCCTATGATGAGCTTTTAGATGCCAAAGTTTTAGCTGAACGTTTTGACGCCGATAATATCGAACGTGCTCAACAAGGATTACCCGTCATTCCAACGGATCAACACTTGTTAGCAGCTTTACCACACATGCCAGAATGCTCAGGGATTGCACTTGGAATTGATCGTTTACTGATGGTTGCGATGAATAAGATGAAAATTGATCAAGTGATTACTTTCCCAGCGGAGATTGCTTAG
- a CDS encoding helix-turn-helix transcriptional regulator, whose translation MDLSQQSTVMEILNKVQHADDWIILLEQLNQYFNLQASQLLAVDLEVQALSFSVHHGVDFDEHQLEQAALKQIRLNIDDDPRLNKMLVAPMQGWMHCFQHFTEDEILQTQVYQQVLKPLNLRFCSAIQILYDHKVCIILSFLTSPERGALSCSELQPIYELLPILQQKIQQYRHHFEYSTMTLLGSQLIQKMNQPIAIINLNGDILELNTEAKQLLENSKLIQIKQRRFAFNESSQQQFELNLIELERLHKRHHDLSYAERSKIMMIDDHLFLTLDLLSPEKTHKIFGLRPVLLATFSGLKHKPKYQREICTQLFMFTPVEHKICEQLLEGKTTKEIALSHDIQADTVKKHLQAIFKKTKTHRQSELIQLLMQFL comes from the coding sequence ATGGATCTAAGCCAACAAAGCACTGTCATGGAAATCTTGAATAAGGTGCAGCATGCTGATGATTGGATTATTTTATTAGAACAACTGAATCAATATTTTAATCTACAAGCCTCTCAACTACTCGCCGTTGATCTTGAAGTACAAGCGCTATCTTTTAGTGTTCATCATGGCGTTGATTTTGATGAACATCAACTTGAACAAGCCGCACTAAAACAAATTCGTTTAAATATAGATGATGATCCTCGCTTAAACAAAATGTTAGTGGCTCCAATGCAAGGTTGGATGCATTGTTTTCAACATTTCACAGAAGATGAAATTCTTCAAACTCAAGTCTATCAACAAGTATTAAAACCTCTAAATTTACGTTTTTGTTCAGCAATACAAATTCTTTATGATCATAAAGTTTGTATCATACTTTCATTTTTGACTAGCCCCGAACGAGGTGCTTTGAGTTGTTCTGAATTACAACCGATTTATGAATTATTACCGATACTACAGCAGAAAATTCAACAATATCGACATCATTTTGAATACTCGACAATGACCTTACTCGGCTCACAATTAATTCAAAAAATGAATCAGCCCATTGCGATTATTAATTTGAATGGCGATATTCTTGAATTGAATACAGAAGCAAAACAGCTATTGGAAAATAGTAAACTGATCCAAATCAAACAACGTCGTTTTGCATTCAATGAAAGTAGCCAACAACAATTTGAGTTAAACCTGATTGAGCTAGAACGCCTACATAAACGCCATCATGACTTAAGCTACGCTGAACGCAGTAAAATTATGATGATTGATGATCATTTATTCTTAACACTGGATTTATTAAGTCCAGAAAAAACACACAAGATTTTTGGTCTACGTCCAGTTTTACTCGCCACATTTTCTGGTTTAAAACATAAACCTAAATATCAACGAGAAATATGTACTCAGCTTTTTATGTTCACACCTGTAGAACACAAAATATGTGAGCAATTACTTGAGGGTAAAACCACCAAAGAAATTGCTCTCTCACACGATATTCAGGCTGATACTGTCAAAAAACATCTACAAGCGATTTTCAAGAAAACCAAAACACATCGACAAAGTGAGTTAATTCAATTATTGATGCAGTTTTTATAA
- a CDS encoding SUMF1/EgtB/PvdO family nonheme iron enzyme translates to MKWVCILVSLSGLSLVTGCSKVKPATTQSHTQNSTLAPLGSLQQCQQYSGLPEAWQNSKTAGMVWIPEGSFQLGSNLAYPDELNFGQTQRQVTGFWIDQTEVTVAQFSSFVKATGYITDAENQKQAAVFSPNVDNPKRWWQLKSDYTWKTPNGAQGQPPLPSEPVRYVTKNDAEHYAVWLGRDLPTEQEWEYTAKAGSKSDTPLHQAPQDTHQHPQANYWQGKFPFDNTVEDHFQSVAPVGCYASNAFKLFDMIGNVWEWTSSAYHGAHDQHMGNYAELRQQNSTATQYVLKGGSFLCASNFCARYRNSSRYPQEFDLAATHVGFRTILRTVE, encoded by the coding sequence ATGAAATGGGTATGCATTTTAGTTTCACTCAGCGGCCTGTCCCTTGTGACAGGCTGTAGCAAAGTTAAACCTGCTACCACTCAATCACATACACAAAACAGCACCTTGGCTCCATTGGGCTCATTACAGCAATGCCAACAATATTCGGGCTTACCTGAGGCATGGCAAAACAGTAAAACTGCAGGTATGGTCTGGATTCCTGAAGGTTCATTTCAACTGGGTTCAAACTTAGCCTACCCTGATGAATTGAATTTTGGCCAAACACAACGCCAAGTAACAGGTTTTTGGATTGACCAAACCGAGGTGACAGTTGCTCAATTCTCCAGTTTTGTCAAAGCCACAGGCTATATCACTGATGCAGAAAATCAGAAACAGGCTGCAGTATTTTCACCGAATGTGGACAACCCAAAACGATGGTGGCAGCTGAAATCAGATTACACATGGAAAACGCCGAATGGTGCTCAGGGTCAGCCTCCTTTACCGTCTGAACCTGTTCGCTATGTCACTAAAAATGATGCTGAACACTATGCCGTTTGGTTAGGTCGGGACTTACCTACAGAGCAAGAATGGGAATATACCGCCAAAGCAGGTTCGAAAAGTGATACTCCTTTACACCAAGCGCCACAAGATACGCATCAACATCCACAAGCCAATTATTGGCAAGGTAAATTTCCTTTCGATAATACGGTTGAAGATCATTTCCAAAGTGTGGCGCCTGTCGGCTGTTATGCTTCCAATGCTTTTAAGTTATTCGATATGATTGGCAATGTCTGGGAATGGACCTCTTCTGCTTATCACGGCGCACATGATCAGCACATGGGCAATTATGCGGAACTTCGTCAACAAAACAGCACCGCAACGCAATATGTACTCAAAGGCGGTTCTTTTCTATGTGCCTCCAACTTTTGCGCACGCTATCGAAACAGTAGTCGTTATCCACAAGAATTTGATTTGGCAGCAACCCATGTGGGATTTAGAACTATTTTACGTACAGTCGAATGA
- a CDS encoding arylsulfatase: MSHNSLFSTLSIALFSLSISACSNDSDHSNTVVETKKQPNILFIMADDLGYSDLGAFGGEIHTPNIDELTRAGRILTDYHTAPTCSPTRSQLISGTDHHLAGIGAMAELTPEHLKGQPGYEGYLNERSLSIAEVLKDNGYRTYISGKWHLGLTDANNAHAKGFDHSFTLLQGLDLHFKQAPSAYKRNATYTEDGKQVPISSLPDDFFSTNYFTDKLISYIESGKNSGKPFFAYAAYTAPHWPLQAPAEYRDRYRGVYDAGYDVIRDARIARQKQLGLIPANFKAAEPIATQNAPQKYGKWNELSTEQKVLEARRMEIYAGMVENLDANIGRVIQYLKRNNLYDNTLIFFVSDNGAEGFIRGNYGAESGFDNGVNNVGTSSSYHYVGPRWAEVSAAPFHLWKDTAGEGATTAPAIVKLPYQSKAQATHHGFASVLDVFPTVLDYANIAVPQGQYKGRQINTPSGYSWKPVLDNKAQAIRPVNFSFADELHGSKYARQGDWKIALQGKSELGTGAWELYNLKNDRGETQNLAQDNPAKLQELINVYNQYTQQNGVKEYFLK; this comes from the coding sequence ATGTCTCATAATAGTCTCTTTAGCACACTTTCTATTGCATTATTTAGCTTGTCAATTTCAGCTTGCAGCAATGATTCTGATCATTCAAATACTGTGGTTGAAACCAAGAAGCAACCCAACATTTTATTCATTATGGCTGATGACTTAGGCTATTCAGACTTAGGCGCTTTTGGTGGGGAAATTCATACACCCAATATTGATGAGCTGACCCGAGCAGGTCGTATTTTAACGGACTATCATACTGCCCCGACCTGCTCACCGACACGCTCACAATTGATTTCGGGAACTGACCATCATCTAGCGGGGATTGGTGCAATGGCTGAACTCACACCTGAGCATCTAAAAGGTCAACCTGGTTATGAGGGCTATTTAAATGAACGTTCACTCTCTATTGCAGAAGTATTGAAAGACAATGGCTATCGAACTTATATCAGCGGTAAATGGCACTTAGGCTTGACCGATGCAAACAACGCACATGCTAAAGGATTCGATCACTCATTTACGTTATTGCAAGGCTTAGACCTACATTTTAAACAAGCACCGAGTGCCTATAAGCGTAATGCGACGTATACGGAAGACGGCAAACAAGTTCCGATTTCATCCTTACCCGATGATTTCTTCTCTACCAATTACTTCACAGACAAATTGATCAGTTATATTGAGTCAGGTAAAAACTCAGGCAAGCCATTCTTTGCCTATGCTGCTTACACCGCGCCGCATTGGCCTTTACAAGCACCCGCTGAATATCGCGATCGTTATCGCGGTGTTTATGACGCAGGCTATGATGTGATTCGCGATGCGCGTATAGCTCGCCAAAAACAACTCGGATTAATTCCAGCCAACTTTAAGGCGGCTGAACCAATCGCCACGCAAAATGCACCGCAAAAATATGGCAAGTGGAATGAACTTTCAACCGAGCAAAAAGTGCTAGAAGCACGCAGAATGGAAATCTATGCAGGCATGGTCGAAAATCTGGATGCCAATATTGGTCGGGTGATTCAATATTTAAAACGCAATAATCTATATGACAATACATTAATCTTCTTTGTCTCAGACAATGGTGCAGAAGGCTTTATCCGTGGCAATTACGGTGCTGAATCAGGTTTTGATAACGGCGTGAATAATGTGGGGACATCAAGCTCTTATCACTATGTTGGACCACGTTGGGCGGAAGTCAGTGCTGCGCCATTCCATCTATGGAAAGATACTGCAGGTGAAGGTGCAACCACCGCACCTGCAATTGTGAAGCTCCCTTATCAAAGCAAAGCCCAAGCCACGCATCATGGTTTTGCCTCAGTCTTGGATGTGTTCCCAACCGTGCTCGACTACGCAAATATTGCCGTCCCACAAGGTCAATACAAAGGCCGTCAAATCAATACGCCAAGCGGCTATTCATGGAAACCTGTACTCGACAATAAAGCGCAAGCGATCCGCCCCGTTAACTTTAGCTTTGCCGATGAATTACATGGCAGTAAATATGCCCGTCAAGGGGACTGGAAAATTGCATTACAAGGTAAATCAGAACTCGGAACAGGTGCATGGGAATTGTATAACCTCAAAAATGATCGAGGCGAAACGCAAAACCTTGCTCAAGATAATCCAGCCAAATTACAAGAGCTGATAAATGTATATAATCAATATACCCAGCAAAATGGGGTTAAGGAATATTTCCTTAAATGA
- a CDS encoding rhomboid family intramembrane serine protease — protein sequence MLHLPFSHTATLIIITVAISLLAFSNQTVMNRLIFWPPALQRGQYDRFITHGFVHADGTHLLFNMITLFFFGNIIESFYRQFFYDTGFVLFYLGGLIAAILPSYLKHRHDIRWASLGASGAVSAVLFAYILFQPWKLIFVFFIPVPAIIFAILYVAYSIWSGKRGNTNINHSAHLWGAAYGVVMTILLEPKVLPHFLNQLTQIPF from the coding sequence ATGTTACATCTACCCTTTAGTCATACTGCGACACTGATCATCATTACAGTTGCCATTTCCTTGTTAGCCTTCTCAAATCAAACGGTGATGAATCGTTTAATTTTTTGGCCACCTGCACTGCAACGTGGGCAGTATGACCGCTTTATTACACATGGTTTTGTTCATGCTGATGGTACTCATTTACTCTTTAACATGATCACGCTGTTCTTCTTCGGCAATATTATTGAAAGCTTTTATCGTCAGTTTTTTTATGACACAGGCTTTGTCTTATTTTATTTAGGTGGATTAATTGCAGCAATTTTACCAAGCTATTTAAAACATCGACATGATATTCGTTGGGCAAGTTTAGGTGCGTCTGGTGCTGTTTCTGCTGTGTTATTTGCTTATATTCTGTTTCAACCATGGAAGCTCATTTTCGTTTTCTTTATTCCCGTTCCAGCCATTATTTTTGCCATTTTATATGTCGCTTACAGTATTTGGTCTGGCAAAAGAGGCAACACAAATATCAACCATAGTGCTCACTTATGGGGAGCAGCGTATGGTGTGGTCATGACAATTTTATTAGAACCTAAAGTGCTGCCGCACTTTTTAAATCAACTCACTCAAATACCATTTTAA